The DNA segment TCTCCATGAGGAGGAACTATGTTGCCACAAGCTCGATTTCCATTCCATCTCCGTTGCCATTCCATCGCTTCCTAGCTTCGAAAGTGGTGCTCCACTTGACCAAATCACCCCAACCGTCTTCAAAGGGAAGATCGATACCAGATGCCTGAGCTGGCGTTCTTCCATTCAGTGAAGTGTGAGGTCTGAGGAAGTTGTAATAGATTACAAAGCCATTGGGAATCTGTGTTTCCGCGGATACGAGGCCACGCATTATGTCTGTGCGATCTTTCAGGGTTCCATGAAATCTCTCAATGAGTTGATTATTGTGACCTCCACGGAGTCCCACATTTGCTATATGCTGGCTTCTGCGGATTCTAAGTCCTCTGCTGATGCCATGATTATATGCACCCAAGCCGTCCGTGAGTACTTTCTCTGGCTTCCCAGCGTTCCTACGACATTTCTTGAAGAACTCGGTAGCTTCCTCATCGGACCTCTCCCTCGAGAGATGGCATCCCAAGATGTATCGTGTCTTCTCGTCGATCGCATCCCAGAACCAATGGAGTTCTCCCTTCCGCCTGAATCTCTTCTGTTTCTGAACCCTGGTTAATGGTCTCTGAGGTCGAATAGAGAGGGAAGTCTCATCGGCGTGCCAGATGCCAGAACCTTGGGGCCGTAGGTTCACGGTGAAGTCTTCAATCCGAGGGACATATTTCTGGATCCAATTCAGGATAGTTCGTGCGGATGCCTTCACCTTGAAGAGCTTCCAAAGAAGACGGCTGGTAGTTGGTAAGGATGCACCGCTGTAATATAATTCGAGAGCGTTAGCAATAACCTCAAGTCTCGTCCTCATTCTTGGAGGATTATTATTGTCATCAAAGAGATGACTGCAATCCTTGCATCTGTATCTTTGATGTCCATTTTGTCGTCCCCACTTGACAAGTTTCTCGCTTTCACAATACTTGCACACAACCTTTTTATTCTGAGCATCCTTATCCTTTCCTCGGGGTTCACTGGACATATCAGTGGGCCTCCTGAGTATCGGAGTCTCAACACTCCGATGCTCACTATCTGGATGAGTATCCAGATACTTAAGGCTTGAATTGAGAGATGAGGAAAAGTATCTATCTGGCTCCCCTGAAACAAGACCTCTAAGCCATTCTAGAGCCGATTCTGATATACTTTCACTTGGGAGGGGACAAAAATACCTTAAGGTTAGTTGCTCATATAGTCATAATATCAGGCTCTGAGCGGGGGTTGGGTTTCGAACCCAAGTCGTGCGATTACTAAATCGCCCGCAGTACCGACTATGCTACCCCCGCATTCCCTTTATTCATTCTCTCCGAAGAGGCCATTCTTCAAGAGTTCTCTGCGTTTCTTGGATTGCTCAGCGGCAAACCTCGCAACCATCCCCGTGAGCATTGGTTGTGACCGAATCCGGTCTACGACAATCTCAATGATCTCGGCCACCGTCATGTTCAGGTTAGCAGCTAGATTGGTAATGACCGCCCAGTCACTCTTTTTGACGTTTCGAATGGAAACCGTGATGCGTTCTTCTTGACGGGCCTTTCTCTCAACCATCGTTCTCTTCTCCTGCTGTCAAACCCAGTGCAAACATCGGGTTTGTCTAATGGCAAACAGCAATCAAACCATCGGTATAAGTAATTTGTGGGAACGTAGGAATTGCCATCAGATTTCAGGAGAAGATCCCAAAAACGAGATTCCTACGCCCTTTCCACTTCTATGTCAGCCAGTCGTCTGTCATGTTCTCAACTTTAAATTCAAGGCACCGGTGTTACGAAATACTTTTATACGTCCTACGATATTAACCATGTTGTCGGACAATAGTCCGACCAATCTTTGTCAGGGATGGGAATGACGCGCTGGAAGAGGAAGTCGAAGACCGCCGATAAGACCACCAAGAAGCTGATGGATTCGGGAGTCTTGAATGTCGGTCGAAGAGACACTTACTCGCGAAGAGTGGCTAATGAGTCCCATCCACCGTATGGCTTCTGGAGTGCCGTGCAGTACACATTCGTCCTTTCCCTTTTCCTCTGGTGGATGCCAACCTTCGGGCAGATGATCGCCGGATACGTCGGTGGCAGGAGGGCGGGAGGGCCATGGAAAGGAGCCATTGCGGCATTCATCCCTGTTGCCATCTTCATTGCTGTGTTGGCTATGGCAGATCAGGGGATACTCACAGAGGAGCTATCCTATGTGGCTGGCGTCCCCTCCTACATTGCGTCAGCCCTACACGCCAACGTTCCCGTTCTTGCTCCTTACATCGAATTCGTCGCCGTGTACGTGACGACTTTCGTGGAATCACTGGCTCTAACGCTTGGGCTGGGACTCAATGGCTATCTCGTGACAGTGATATTCGCATACATAGGTGGCGTAGTCTCCTCTCAGAGAAGGAGTGAGATGGACTATACCAGAGCAGGCGTCCCCACGGTGATAGTGGCGGGACAATACAACTCGCCCTTCGCGGCCGCCAAGTCACCTGTCCCGAGGGGATGGGATGACGGACAACAGACGACCCTCGGGTCGATGAAGAAGATCCCCGTCGCATCAGGCAAGAAGGCCAGTGGTCAAGGCAAAGGAACCGCGACCCCTGCCAAGCCTAAATCGAAACCGGGCAAACGTGCGGAGACCAAGGCAAAGGGGCAGAAGAAGAAGAGCACAACAACGGCCGAGGATCGCGAGAGAATCGGTCGAAAGCTGACGGAAAGGGCCTTGAAGAACTACCGCTGACCAGCCACAAAAGGTTTTTATTCGGATTCTCCCTATGACGCCGGGATGTCCCTCTTCTGTCCCGAGTGCGAGTCCCTTATGTATCCGGAGAAAGGGGAACTGGTCTGTAGCAATCCTCAATGCAAGTACTCTAGGAAGATTGGAGAGAAAGATGACCGCCAGATCGTGCGGACCAAGAGAAAGGAGAAGATGGAGACTCTTGTTCTTGACGAGATCATGGCGACGCTTCCGAAGACCAGGATCGAGTGCGAGAAGTGCGGGAACAACGAGGCCTTCTGGCAGTTGAGGCAAACACGGGCCGCTGACGAGCCCGAGACCAGAATATACCGATGCACAAAATGCGGTCACACGTGGAGAGAGTTCTAGCCGCCAATGCCGTTGTTGAGCGCATCTGCGATGTCCTTGGCCCTTTCCAGTTCAGCCTTGTCCGTGCTGTGAAGGATGATGTCCTCTATCTCCGCGATCGCATCTCCCACCGTGCTCGCTGAGGTCAGACTCCCGAGATCGATCCCCGTCGAAGCGTCCACATATCCGGAGACCACATTGAGCCAGAGTGCCATGAGCTGTACCAGCGCCTTCCCTGTCATGTCCGACTTCGGATTGGACGAAAGCACACTGCAGACGTCGTCCTTGGACTGGATGTACACGAAGACGAGCGAGTTATCGGCGATTCCCTGCGCGAACTCATCCGTTATGCCAGGGTGCTCCTCCTTGGGCTCGGACACCTTGCACTGATGTTCCCAGTACCCCGTGGTTCTCGGGAGAGAATCGGGCTGAGGAGCCTGCTCGAGGACGTAGACAAGTCCGCCTGCTGCGCTCAGAACAATCTCTGCAACGCCATCCTGATCGATGTCCCAGACAGTGGGCTGTCCGAACGGCCTCTCGATGCCGAATGTCCATTCTATGGCGCCGGTCTTGGCGTCGAGGGAGAAGAGGTTCCTGTCCTTGCCCAGAGCCAGAACCTCGATCTCGCCGTCCCCGTCCACGTCCGCGGTGACCAGCGAGCTCTGGGCTCTCGCGTTGTCCGGGAGAACCGTCTGCCAGAGAGGAGTCCCGTCGACACCGCGGTATGCCAAGACTGTGTGATTGTTGAAGTCGCCTCCGATCAGGTCAGGAAGACCATCTCCATCGATCTGTGCGATTGTGGGAGTGCTGTAGAAATCACTCCTGGAGGTGTCGTTCCAGAGAATCGAGCCGTCGTGGTTCAGGACTGATATCCCTCCAGTGACGACCATGAAGCTGGCGATCTCGCCGTATCCATCGCCATCGAAATCCGCTATCAGAGGCGAGGAGCCGACTCCGTATCCGAGGTCTGTTTCCCACTCGATAGTCCCGGTGTCAGCATCGTACAGTCGCATCTGGGCCGCGTTGTCGAATCCCACGATCTCTTGATCCCCGTCATTGTCGATGTCATCCAAGGGCGAGGTCGCGCGGTTGTAGTGGAGTCCCTTCGGACTCTTCCAAATCATGTTGCCGTCGGGGCCGTTGAACGCGTAGAAGTAATCATCCATGCTCCCAACGAGAACATCCAGGATCCCATCGTCGTTGGAATCATGGAACATGGGTGATGCAAAGAAGCCGTGTTCCGAACCAGAGGTGGAGGTGTAGCTCCACAGGGGTGAGAGGTCCTCGCCGTTCAGGGCGTGTATCTCGAGAGACCCTCCAACGACGCTGTGGCTTCCCTGGCCTGCCATGACCTCGAGCTTCCCATCGCCATCGATGTCCGCCGCTGCGGGCATCATTGGGTACTCAGGCGCGAAGTAGGTGCTGTAGAGGAAGACGCCGTTCTCGTCGATGACATACAGCCCGCCATTGTCCGCCGCAACAATCACCTCGTACCTGCTGTCACCGTTCACGTCTGCAATGAGCGGGGCCGATATCACATTGGCGCTCGTGTTGAAAACCCATCTCACGTGTGGCTCTTCTATGTCTCCCACAAAGGGGGCTCTTCCCGTTCGGTCGGCGTCATATCGATAGAGGACCATGTCGTCCCCGATGGCCATCGGGCTCAGTTCCGAAGGAATCGAGGAAATGCCCACGAGACCTGATAATAGGAGAACCGAGATGGTCGTAGCTGCCAATAGCCTTTTCATAAGACCCCCCGTAAATAACTGTTGAATTTATTGGATTCTCGCATATATATAGTTATGCAGAAAGTCTAACGGGTTCCTCAGCATGCGCCACACGATGGTTTTCGACGCATCGGAATTTGTCGCTCCCATCTGGCGTGTTCCTTTCGAGAAAGGCGTCGAGCATACCTTTATAATCGCCAAGTGGTTTACGGAGATGGACCTAGAATCTCGGGGGAGTACATGTTCAGCGCAAAAGCCAAGTCAGAGGTGCTAAGAGAGATAGTGGACGTCATTTCGACGCTCGTTGATGAGGCCAAACTCAACCTTGGCAAAGACGGTCTTTCCGTCAAGGCAGTCGATCCCGCTCATGTAGCGATGCTTGACCTGTCCGTGGCAAAGGACGCCTTCGAGGAGTACAGTGCGGACGACCAAGAGATGGGCGTGGACATGGACAAGTTCAAGGAGGTCCTGAAGCTGGCCAAGGCGGGGGACGTAGTCAGC comes from the Candidatus Thermoplasmatota archaeon genome and includes:
- a CDS encoding DDE-type integrase/transposase/recombinase yields the protein MSSEPRGKDKDAQNKKVVCKYCESEKLVKWGRQNGHQRYRCKDCSHLFDDNNNPPRMRTRLEVIANALELYYSGASLPTTSRLLWKLFKVKASARTILNWIQKYVPRIEDFTVNLRPQGSGIWHADETSLSIRPQRPLTRVQKQKRFRRKGELHWFWDAIDEKTRYILGCHLSRERSDEEATEFFKKCRRNAGKPEKVLTDGLGAYNHGISRGLRIRRSQHIANVGLRGGHNNQLIERFHGTLKDRTDIMRGLVSAETQIPNGFVIYYNFLRPHTSLNGRTPAQASGIDLPFEDGWGDLVKWSTTFEARKRWNGNGDGMEIELVAT
- a CDS encoding transcription factor S; this translates as MSLFCPECESLMYPEKGELVCSNPQCKYSRKIGEKDDRQIVRTKRKEKMETLVLDEIMATLPKTRIECEKCGNNEAFWQLRQTRAADEPETRIYRCTKCGHTWREF
- a CDS encoding FG-GAP-like repeat-containing protein, with product MKRLLAATTISVLLLSGLVGISSIPSELSPMAIGDDMVLYRYDADRTGRAPFVGDIEEPHVRWVFNTSANVISAPLIADVNGDSRYEVIVAADNGGLYVIDENGVFLYSTYFAPEYPMMPAAADIDGDGKLEVMAGQGSHSVVGGSLEIHALNGEDLSPLWSYTSTSGSEHGFFASPMFHDSNDDGILDVLVGSMDDYFYAFNGPDGNMIWKSPKGLHYNRATSPLDDIDNDGDQEIVGFDNAAQMRLYDADTGTIEWETDLGYGVGSSPLIADFDGDGYGEIASFMVVTGGISVLNHDGSILWNDTSRSDFYSTPTIAQIDGDGLPDLIGGDFNNHTVLAYRGVDGTPLWQTVLPDNARAQSSLVTADVDGDGEIEVLALGKDRNLFSLDAKTGAIEWTFGIERPFGQPTVWDIDQDGVAEIVLSAAGGLVYVLEQAPQPDSLPRTTGYWEHQCKVSEPKEEHPGITDEFAQGIADNSLVFVYIQSKDDVCSVLSSNPKSDMTGKALVQLMALWLNVVSGYVDASTGIDLGSLTSASTVGDAIAEIEDIILHSTDKAELERAKDIADALNNGIGG